A stretch of DNA from Maridesulfovibrio sp.:
AAACCCTGCTAAGGAGAAGACTTAAATGAAAATAGGAGTCTTTGTATGCCATTGCGGGACAAACATCGATGGAACCGTCGACACCGCCGCCGTAGCGGCCGCATCGAGGGAATTTCCCGGTGTTGTTTTCGCAACAGATACGATGTACGCCTGCTCCGAACCCGGACAGGATGAAATAATTGAAGCCATCAAGACACATAAACTCGACGGTGTGGTCGTAGCATCCTGTACACCCAGAATGCACGAGCCCACTTTCCGCAGAACTCTGGAAAGAGCCGGGCTCAACCGCTACCTGTTCGAGATGGCCAACATCCGCGAACACGTTTCATGGATCGGCAAGGATCGCGAGGCCAACACCAACAAGGCAACCGACCTCGTCCGTATGGCCGCGGCCAAACTGCTCAACGACAAACCCCTGTTCTCCAAGTCCTTTGACATGAACAAGCGGGTCATGATTGTCGGCGGCGGTGTTGCCGGAATCCAGGCCGCTCTGGACTGTGCCGACGGCGGACTTGAAGTTGTGCTGGTTGAAAAAACATCTTCCATCGGCGGTAAGATGGCCAAGCTGGACAAGACGTTCCCGACTGTGGACTGTTCCAGCTGTATTCTCGGCCCACGCATGGTTGATATCGCTCAGCACCCGAACATAACCCTGCACGCCTGCTCCGAGATAGAGGAAGTAAACGGTTATGTCGGCAACTTCTCTGTAAAAGTCAAAAAGAAAGCCACTTACGTTGACTGGAACAAATGCACCGGCTGCGGCATATGCATGGAAAAGTGTCCCAGCAAGAAGGCCGACGATCCTTTCAACGAACATCTGGCCAAAACAACGGCCATCAATATCCCCTTCCCGCAGGCTATTCCCAAAAAAGCCGTCATTGATCCCGATTTCTGCATGAAAATAAAAAGGGATAAGTGCGGAGTCTGCGCCAAGGTCTGTCCGTCCGAAGCTATCGTTTACGATCAGCAGGACGAAATCATCACCGAAGAAGTGGGTGCAGTTGTAGCGGCCACCGGTTTTGACCTTTTTGACTGGACCGTCTACTCCGAGTACGGCGGTGGAAAATATCCCGATGTAATCACCTCGCTGCAGTATGAGCGCATGCTTTCCGCTTCCGGTCCTTCCGGCGGCCACATCAAGCGTCCTTCAGACGGCAAGGAACCCAAGAACGTGGTCTTCATCCAGTGCGTAGGCTCCCGCGACAAATCCGTGGGACGTCCGTACTGTTCCGGTTTCTGCTGCATGTACACCGCAAAGCAGGCCATCCTGACCAAGGACCACTGTCCCGAATCCCAGTCCTATGTTTTTTACATGGACATCCGGTCACCGGGCAAAATGTTCGATGAATTCACCCGCAGGGCCATGGAAGAATACGGCGCACGCTACATCCGCGGCCGTGTTTCCATGATTTATCCTGAAGGCGACAAGCTGCTCGTACGCGGCGCGGACACCCTGATGGGCGACCAGGTTGAAGTGGATGCCGATCTCGTGGTCCTCGCTGTCGGAGCCGAAGCGGCCCACGGCGCTACCGACCTGGCCAAGAAGCTCCGCATCTCCTACGATGCATACGGCTTCTTCATGGAAGGCCATCCCAAGCTCAAGCCTGTTGAAACCAACACCGCCGGTGTTTTCCTGGCCGGTTCCTGTCAGGGTCCCAAGGACATCCCGTCCTCGGTTGCCCAGGGCAGCGCTGCCGCAGCCAAGGTTCTGGCCATGTTCTCCAAGGATCAGCTGGAAAGCGATCCGCAGGTTTCTGTAGTTGATATCAAACGCTGCATCGGTTGCGGCAAATGCATCAGCACATGCCCGTTCGGAGCCATCAAAGCGGTGGAATTCCGAGGCATGCCCAAGGCTGAGGTGATTGAAACAATCTGTCAGGGTTGCGGAATCTGCACATCCACCTGTCCGCAGGGTGCAATTCAATTGCAGCACTTCACTGACAACCAGATTCTTGCGGAGGTTAACGCAGTATGCCGGTTCTAGAAGGTAAAGAACTCAGAATCGTCGGTTTTCTCTGCAACTGGTGCTCCTACGGCGGCGCCGACACTGCCGGGGTAGGACGCTTCAACCAGCCCACCGACCTGAGAATTATTAAGGTCCCCTGTTCAGGACGTATAGATCCTCTGTTCATTGTGAAAACACTCATGTCCGGAGCGGACGGAGTGCTTGTGTCCGGTTGCCATCCCAACGACTGCCATTACTCCGAGGGCAACTTCTATGCCCGCCGCAGACTTGAAATGCTTAAAAGGTTCATCCCCATGCTGGGAATAAACCCCGACCGTTTCGACTACACCTGGGTTTCCGCCTCGGAAGGCCAGCGCTGGCAGGAAGTTGTGACCAAGTTCACCGACCAGATTCACAAACTCGGCCCGGCCACCAAGATTGAAGGTCCGGAAGCCGAAGAGACACTCAAATTGATGGAGGCCTCCCTCTAACCGGGGAAGTCTTCAACCAAGGAGAAACAGGGTGAAAAATCTCGAAGATCTCAAAAAGCAAATCAGGGAAGCCCTGCCTGAGCTGGATGCGGTCATCGGCTGGTCGGACAGTTTCGACCCGTTGCATGCCACGCCGCTCTTTATGCGCAGTGAAGAAGATATAGACAAATTGAAAGTGGACGCCCTGAGTGTCCATAACCTCGCCACCTACCTGCCCTCCTTGAAGGGAAAGAAAACAGGTATTGTGGTCAAGGGCTGCGACAGCCGCTCTGTTGTGGAACTGCTGCAGGAAGACCTCATCAATCGCGAAGACGTCACTGTTTTCGGCTTCGGCTGCGACGGTGTGGTTGACCAGACCAAGATCCGCAGGGCGGTAGGCGATGTAGGACAGGTTGAATCCTGTGAAATCGGCAGCAGCGAAATAACGCTTACTGTCGGCGGAAATGAAATCAAGCTCGCTCTTGAGGACGTGCTCGCAGACAAATGCAAGACCTGCCGCTACCCCAATGCAGTCATTTCCGACCACTTCGCCGGAGAGGAAATCAAGGCCGCCGCTTCATTTGAAGACGGCTACAAGGACCTTGAGGAATTCGAAGCCAAGTCCGAGGACGAAAAGTTCGCCTTCTGGCTCGGTGAAATGGACCGCTGCATCCGCTGCTACGCCTGCCGCAACGCCTGCCCCATGTGTGTATGCCGCGACCACTGTGTAGCCCAGAGCCGCAACCCGCACTGGCTGAGCCAGGAAGCTCATGTTCGCGACAAATGGATGTTCCAGGTCGTTCACGCCTACCATCTGGCCGGACGCTGCACCGAGTGCGGCGAATGCCAGCGTGCCTGCCCCGTAGACATTCCCATCCTGCTCTTCAAAAAGAAGTTCAACAAGGAAATCAAGGAAGTCTTCAATTACGAGGCCGGGCTTGATCCCGAGGCAACACCTCCGCTTCTCACCTTCAAGAATGAAGAAGAAAAGATCAAAGAGAGGGAGTGGTAATGGCCAAGGTAAAATTCATCAAATCGGACAACGTACCGGCATGGCTGGAAGAGCTTGGACAGAAACACGAAGTTCTGGCCCCGCGCACCGAGGGTGATGCGGTCATCTTCCGCCCGTATGACGCAAAGAAAGGGTTCTCCATAGAACGGGAAGCCACCGCCCCTCCCAAAAAGGCGATCTTCCCCCAGAGCGAAACCCTGCTCAAATTCAAATATATCAAAGACCTTGAGAATCCTGATAAACAGATTCTCGATGTAGAAGAAAATATTCCCGCATCTTCATGGGTAGTATTCGGTGGACGTCCCTGTGACGCCCGCGGATTCACCATGTTCGACCGTGTCTACCTCAACGGCAAACACGTGGACGTCTACTACAAGAGCCGCAGGGAAAACACCTACTTCATCACCCTGGCCTGCGAAAAAGGCGAAAACACCTGTTTCTGCAACTGGGTGGGCTCCGGTCCATCTGATCCTTCGGGATCGGACGTTCTGATGGTTCCGGTCAACGGCGGCTACTTTCTTGAAGCTGTCAGCGACAGGGGTGAAGGACTTCTGGACAGCTCTCTTCTTGAAGACGGCGGTTCCAAACAGGCCGAAGCTGATAAGTTCCGTGCCGAAGCCGACCAGTCCATGGGTGAAGCAAAGGATCTTTCCGCAGCTCCGGAAAAGCTTCTTGCAGTCTTCGACGACATGGAACACTGGGAAGCGATGTCTGCCAAGTGTCTCAGCTGCGGCGCATGCACATACCTATGCCCCACCTGCTACTGTTTCAACATCACCGATGAATCCGACGGAATCTCCGGTGAAAGAATCAGAAGCTGGGACAACTGCATGTCCAACATGTTCACCCTTGAAGCCAGCGGACACAACCCCCGTCCCACCAAGGCCCATCGCCTTAAAAACAGGGTCGGCCACAAGTTCAGCTATTATCCCAACCTGCACGGGGGAGTTATCTCCTGTTGCGGCTGCGGACGCTGCATCAAGAGCTGCCCGGTCGGCGTGGACATCAGGGAACTGGTGCTGAGCGCAATTGCATACGAGGCAAAGGAGGCTGCAAATGACTAGCAATCCTTATCTTCCGGCAATGGCCACCATTCAGGAGGTCATTCAGGAAACTCCGAATATCATGACTTTCCGGGTTACGCTCAACAACCCGGAAGCCAGAGATAAATTCACCTTCGAGCCGGGACAGGTCGGACAGTTGTCAGCCTTCGGTATCGGTGAATCCACCTTTGTAATCAACTCTTCCCCCACCCGCATGGACTACCTGCAGTTCAGCGTCATGCGCACCGGGGAAGTAACCGAAAAGCTCCATACTCTGAGCGCTGGTGACCAGATAGGTGTGCGTGCTCCCCTGGGCAACCACTTTCCCTATCAGGATATGAAAGGCAAGGACATTGTCTTCGTAGGCGGAGGGATAGGTATGGCCCCCCTGCGCACTCTGCTCTACTACATGCTGGACAACCGCAAGGACTACGGCAAGATAACCCTGCTCTACGGCGCCAGAAGCCCCGTGGACATGGCTTATCAGTACGAACTGCCGGAATGGCTGGAACGCGATGACCTCGACACGCACCTGACCATCGACTCCGCATACGAAGGGTGGGAGCACAATGTCGGGCTTATCCCCAATGTCCTGCTCGATATCGCTCCTTCTCCGGACAATGCCATGGCCGTCACCTGCGGTCCGCCGATCATGATCAAGTTCACCGTGCAGGCTCTGGCCAAGCTCGGGTTCAAGGACAACCAGATCGTGACCACGCTTGAAAAACGCATGAAGTGCGGCATAGGCATCTGCGGACGCTGCAACATAGGAACCAGTTACGTCTGCATGGACGGGCCGGTATATACCTACGAACAGCTGAAACAGCTGCCGAACGAAATGTAATGACAAAATCGGGCCCCGCCTTTACAAGCGGGGCCTTTTTTTATTATCTAAAAAGTATGAGAATACTGCTTGTAGATGATGAAAGAATAAACATCCTGTCCGCATCAAAGATGCTGGAACGGCATGGGCATGAGGTAACAACCGCGGTCAACGGGGCACAAGCCCTGGAGAAACTCGCCGAAGGCGATTTTGACTGTGTTCTCATGGACCTGCAGATGCCGGTAATGGACGGTCTGGAAGCTTCCGGAAAAATCCGCGACAGAAAGACCTTCGGAGACAAAGCCGATATCCCCATCATAGCGATGACCGGACACAGTTACGATGATGCAAAAGAGGACATGGACAAGGCCGGGCTGACGTTATTTGTCTCCAAGCCTTTTGATATGAACTCGCTGCTGGCTGCTCTGGAAAAAGCTGCTCCCTGAGACAGTAGGGAACAGATGCCGAGAGTCGAGACGGCCCCGGTATAAAATGCAAAATCCCCGGCAACCTTATGGCTGCCGGGGATTTTAAGATTTATGGCTGTGGTGAAACCGGGGAGGCTAGTACATTCCGCCCATGCCGCCCATTCCACCCATGCCGCCCATACCGCCCATTCCACCCATGCCACCGGGCATTCCGGCAGGCATTTCGGGAGCCTTTTCAGGCTTTTCGGCAATGGCGCATTCAGTGGTCAGCAGAAGTCCGGCTACGGAAGCGGCATTCTGGATAGCGATACGGGTAACCTTTTTGGGGTCGATAACACCGGCCTTGATGAGGTCTTCGTATTCGCCGATAGCAGCGTTGAAGCCGTTACCGTCTTTTGCTTCCTTGACTTTTTCAACAACGATGGAGCCTTCGAGGCCGGCGTTGCCTGCAATCTGACGCAGGGGCTCTTCAATGGCGCGACGGATGATGTCGATACCGGCTGCTTCATCGTCATCGGAAGGGGTAACACCGTCCAGAGAGGGGATGCAGCGGATAAGAGCGGTTCCGCCGCCGGGGACGATGCCTTCTTCCACAGCTGCGCGGGTTGCGTTAAGAGCATCTTCCACGCGGGCTTTCTTTTCTTTCATTTCGGTTTCGGTTGCGGCACCGACGTTGATGACAGCAACACCGCCGACGATCTTGGCCAGACGTTCCTGAAGCTTTTCACGATCGTAATCGGAGGTGGACAGATCGATTTCGTTGCGGATCTGGCCTACGCGGGCTTTGATTACTTCAGCGTTACCGGCACCGTCGA
This window harbors:
- a CDS encoding CoB--CoM heterodisulfide reductase iron-sulfur subunit A family protein, with translation MKIGVFVCHCGTNIDGTVDTAAVAAASREFPGVVFATDTMYACSEPGQDEIIEAIKTHKLDGVVVASCTPRMHEPTFRRTLERAGLNRYLFEMANIREHVSWIGKDREANTNKATDLVRMAAAKLLNDKPLFSKSFDMNKRVMIVGGGVAGIQAALDCADGGLEVVLVEKTSSIGGKMAKLDKTFPTVDCSSCILGPRMVDIAQHPNITLHACSEIEEVNGYVGNFSVKVKKKATYVDWNKCTGCGICMEKCPSKKADDPFNEHLAKTTAINIPFPQAIPKKAVIDPDFCMKIKRDKCGVCAKVCPSEAIVYDQQDEIITEEVGAVVAATGFDLFDWTVYSEYGGGKYPDVITSLQYERMLSASGPSGGHIKRPSDGKEPKNVVFIQCVGSRDKSVGRPYCSGFCCMYTAKQAILTKDHCPESQSYVFYMDIRSPGKMFDEFTRRAMEEYGARYIRGRVSMIYPEGDKLLVRGADTLMGDQVEVDADLVVLAVGAEAAHGATDLAKKLRISYDAYGFFMEGHPKLKPVETNTAGVFLAGSCQGPKDIPSSVAQGSAAAAKVLAMFSKDQLESDPQVSVVDIKRCIGCGKCISTCPFGAIKAVEFRGMPKAEVIETICQGCGICTSTCPQGAIQLQHFTDNQILAEVNAVCRF
- a CDS encoding hydrogenase iron-sulfur subunit — encoded protein: MPVLEGKELRIVGFLCNWCSYGGADTAGVGRFNQPTDLRIIKVPCSGRIDPLFIVKTLMSGADGVLVSGCHPNDCHYSEGNFYARRRLEMLKRFIPMLGINPDRFDYTWVSASEGQRWQEVVTKFTDQIHKLGPATKIEGPEAEETLKLMEASL
- a CDS encoding 4Fe-4S dicluster domain-containing protein, which codes for MKNLEDLKKQIREALPELDAVIGWSDSFDPLHATPLFMRSEEDIDKLKVDALSVHNLATYLPSLKGKKTGIVVKGCDSRSVVELLQEDLINREDVTVFGFGCDGVVDQTKIRRAVGDVGQVESCEIGSSEITLTVGGNEIKLALEDVLADKCKTCRYPNAVISDHFAGEEIKAAASFEDGYKDLEEFEAKSEDEKFAFWLGEMDRCIRCYACRNACPMCVCRDHCVAQSRNPHWLSQEAHVRDKWMFQVVHAYHLAGRCTECGECQRACPVDIPILLFKKKFNKEIKEVFNYEAGLDPEATPPLLTFKNEEEKIKEREW
- a CDS encoding 4Fe-4S dicluster domain-containing protein, giving the protein MAKVKFIKSDNVPAWLEELGQKHEVLAPRTEGDAVIFRPYDAKKGFSIEREATAPPKKAIFPQSETLLKFKYIKDLENPDKQILDVEENIPASSWVVFGGRPCDARGFTMFDRVYLNGKHVDVYYKSRRENTYFITLACEKGENTCFCNWVGSGPSDPSGSDVLMVPVNGGYFLEAVSDRGEGLLDSSLLEDGGSKQAEADKFRAEADQSMGEAKDLSAAPEKLLAVFDDMEHWEAMSAKCLSCGACTYLCPTCYCFNITDESDGISGERIRSWDNCMSNMFTLEASGHNPRPTKAHRLKNRVGHKFSYYPNLHGGVISCCGCGRCIKSCPVGVDIRELVLSAIAYEAKEAAND
- a CDS encoding FAD/NAD(P)-binding protein, with protein sequence MTSNPYLPAMATIQEVIQETPNIMTFRVTLNNPEARDKFTFEPGQVGQLSAFGIGESTFVINSSPTRMDYLQFSVMRTGEVTEKLHTLSAGDQIGVRAPLGNHFPYQDMKGKDIVFVGGGIGMAPLRTLLYYMLDNRKDYGKITLLYGARSPVDMAYQYELPEWLERDDLDTHLTIDSAYEGWEHNVGLIPNVLLDIAPSPDNAMAVTCGPPIMIKFTVQALAKLGFKDNQIVTTLEKRMKCGIGICGRCNIGTSYVCMDGPVYTYEQLKQLPNEM
- a CDS encoding response regulator, with the protein product MRILLVDDERINILSASKMLERHGHEVTTAVNGAQALEKLAEGDFDCVLMDLQMPVMDGLEASGKIRDRKTFGDKADIPIIAMTGHSYDDAKEDMDKAGLTLFVSKPFDMNSLLAALEKAAP